One Meleagris gallopavo isolate NT-WF06-2002-E0010 breed Aviagen turkey brand Nicholas breeding stock chromosome 11, Turkey_5.1, whole genome shotgun sequence genomic region harbors:
- the SNORC gene encoding protein SNORC isoform X1 produces the protein MRMAASERGAAFISRRGVGVQRELGLPAGSVCRAPLHAVPCERSDPSHPHAALTAAAPLPAEHPRGPLPTLWNEPAELPSGSGPFDATTTARLSDATAFAPYTSELEPEDTTHLHRLDAGDGSLGPGAIGAIVIASLLGTSVLVALVVITLRKFSAS, from the exons ATGCGAATGGCAGCATCAGAGCGCGGTGCTGCTTTCATCTCCCGGCGCGGTGTGGGGgtgcagagggagctggggctccCAGCGGGGTCTGTGTGCCGCGCTCCTCTGCATGCCGTGCCGTGTGAGCGCAGCGACCCGAGCCACCCGCACGCAGCACTGACCGCGGCTGCTCCCCTCCCAGCAGAGCACCCACGGGGCCCGCTGCCCACGCTGTGGAACGAGCCGGCCGAGCTGCCCTCCGGATCCGGCCCCTTCGATGCCACCACCACCGCACGGCTCTCCGATGCCACCGCCTTCGCCCCGTACACCTCCGAGCTGGAGCCCGAGGACACCACCCACCTGCACCGGCTCGATGCTGGGGACG GCTCTCTGGGGCCCGGAGCTATTGGTGCCATCGTCATCGCCTCCCTCCTGGGTACATCTGTGCTCGTGGCCTTGGTTGTCATCACGCTGAGGAAGTTCTCTGCCTCCTGA
- the SNORC gene encoding protein SNORC isoform X2, which produces MPCHRALRPLLLTLCFLLPAALAAEHPRGPLPTLWNEPAELPSGSGPFDATTTARLSDATAFAPYTSELEPEDTTHLHRLDAGDGSLGPGAIGAIVIASLLGTSVLVALVVITLRKFSAS; this is translated from the exons ATGCCCTGCCACAGAGCCCTGCGCCCGCTCCTGCTGACACTGTGCTTCCTGCTGCCCGCTGCGCTGGCAG CAGAGCACCCACGGGGCCCGCTGCCCACGCTGTGGAACGAGCCGGCCGAGCTGCCCTCCGGATCCGGCCCCTTCGATGCCACCACCACCGCACGGCTCTCCGATGCCACCGCCTTCGCCCCGTACACCTCCGAGCTGGAGCCCGAGGACACCACCCACCTGCACCGGCTCGATGCTGGGGACG GCTCTCTGGGGCCCGGAGCTATTGGTGCCATCGTCATCGCCTCCCTCCTGGGTACATCTGTGCTCGTGGCCTTGGTTGTCATCACGCTGAGGAAGTTCTCTGCCTCCTGA